CATCGTTTCAGGCGGAACTGACAACCATTTGCTGCTGCTTGACGTTACACCGCTTGAATTAACCGGTAAAGCAGCCGAAAAAGTGCTCGACGACATCGGTATTACCGCAAATAAAAATACGATTCCTTTTGATACCGAAAGCCCATTTGTAACAAGCGGTGTCCGCATGGGGACCGCAGCTGTCACAACCCGCGGCTTCAAAGAACCGGAAATGGAAGAAATCGCTTCAATCATTTCTTTCACATTGAAAAACCATGAAGACGAAGCAGCATTGCGTGAAGCGGAAAAGCGCGTTGAGAATTTAACCGGTAAATTTCCGCTGTACGCTTAAATTGAGGAGGATGTTCCCCTGGGGGAGCGTCCTTTTTTGTAGTTAGCGAAGGTCAAGCTGTCGATTAAGCGTCGGGAATGGGTAATTCTAAAAAACGCTAAAGTTTGAACCAAAAACGCTAAAGTTCACAAAGAAATAGCTAAAGATTAAGTCAAAAACGCTAAAGTTCCGTTTGAAATCGCTAAAGTCACTGTAAAAAAAACAATACCCGGGGTTCAAACAATGACCCTAACCGGAGAACCCATTTTCACAGGCCATCACTTGAAAGCTCATCCATTTTTCAGTACAATTTGTAAGATGCAATTAATAATAAGGAGTGATCGGCGAAATGGGAAAAGTGCATGTACTGGATCATCCGTTAATTCAGCATAAGCTAACCTACATAAGGGAAAAAGACACAGGTACCAAAGAGTTTCGTGAGCTTGTTGACGAAGTTGCCATGTTAATGGCTTTTGAAATTACAAGAAATCTGCCGCTTCAGGATAAAACAATCAACACCCCGGTAATGGAAGCACAAACACAAGTGCTCGCCGGTAAAAAAATCGGCCTCGTACCGATTCTTCGTGCCGGACTTGGCATGGTTGACGGCATGCTCAAGCTGATTCCGGCAGCAAAGGTCGGACATGTTGGCTTGTACCGTGATCCGGAAACATTAAAGCCGGTGGAGTATTATATAAAACTGCCTTCAGACATTGAAGAACGTGAACTGATCGTAATCGACCCGATGCTTGCGACAGGCGGATCAGCGAATGACGCAATTCATTCCTTGAAAAAACGCGGGGCAAAACAGATTCGCCTGATGTGCCTGGTTGCTGCACCAGAAGGCGTGAAAGTAATCCAGGAAGAACATCCTGATGTTGACATTTATTTAGCCGCTTTGGATGAAAAGCTGGACGAAAAAGGCTATATCGTTCCAGGCCTTGGTGACGCTGGAGATCGTTTATTTGGAACAAAATAATGCTAAGGTGGAAGTATAATGAGTAAACGTATTAAAGTGATGACAATATTTGGGACGAGACCGGAAGCGATTAAAATGGCACCGCTTGTTTTGGAACTGAAAAAACGACCGGATGTGTTTGAACCAATCGTGACCGTTACCGCACAGCATCGTGAAATGCTCGATCAGGTCCTGGCTATTTTTGGAATCACC
The genomic region above belongs to Virgibacillus doumboii and contains:
- the upp gene encoding uracil phosphoribosyltransferase, whose translation is MGKVHVLDHPLIQHKLTYIREKDTGTKEFRELVDEVAMLMAFEITRNLPLQDKTINTPVMEAQTQVLAGKKIGLVPILRAGLGMVDGMLKLIPAAKVGHVGLYRDPETLKPVEYYIKLPSDIEERELIVIDPMLATGGSANDAIHSLKKRGAKQIRLMCLVAAPEGVKVIQEEHPDVDIYLAALDEKLDEKGYIVPGLGDAGDRLFGTK